In one window of Vanrija pseudolonga chromosome 5, complete sequence DNA:
- the priA_14 gene encoding Protein priA, whose product MPGFTQANPRGWCWQDDAILPDEFAEALDALTTGTDTFRVNALYTQMYCDGQQPGLKKAQCIALMFSDFYDALVAEGLFSPCVWPTNNFVPVDCLCNFSCTDGYVACGRQCIDPTIEQCVSNFPQPKRRSLSTKCPRGYDKCALPTGGFDCVDVDNDLESCGGCPSYGDDEDSVNARGVDCSVLPGVASVACVKGECRVGSCLRKHRLVHNACLPV is encoded by the exons ATGCCAGGTTTCACCCAAGCCAACCCTCGCGGTTGGTGCTGGCAAGACGACGCCATTCTTCCTGATGAGTTTGCGGAAGCGCTGGACGCGCTCACAACGGGTACCGACACGTTTCGCGTCAACGCGCTTTACACTCAAATGTATTGCGATGGGCAAC AGCCCGGCCTGAAAAAAGCCCAATGCATCGCATTGATGTTTTCAGACTTTTATGATGCACTG GTGGCCGAAGGCCTGTTCAGCCCGTGCGTGTGGCCCACCAACAACTTTGTTCCGGTCGACTGCCTGTGCAACTTTTCCTGCACCGACGGATATGTAGCCTGCGGTCGACAATGTATCGACCCCACGATTGAGCAGTGCGTCTCCAATTTCCCCCAACCCAAAAGGCGATCCCTCTCCACCAAATGCCCGCGCGGATACGACAAGTGTGCGCTCCCAACTGGAGGATTCGACTGTGTTGACGTCGACAACGACCTCGAGTCTTGTGGCGGCTGTCCCAGCTATGGAGATGACGAAGACTCGGTGAATGCTCGTGGGGTGGACTGCAGCGTCCTGCCTGGCGTCGCATCAGTTGCCTGTGTCAAGGGCGAATGCCGCGTCGGGAGCTGCCTCCGCAAGCATCGACTAGTGCACAATGCGTGTCTCCCAGTGTAG